In Planctobacterium marinum, the DNA window GACCGGGATTGCCCAGACAGGAACCATCAGTGTAAATAGTGACGTGTTTTTTGGTCATTGGATTCTTAGATTTTATCTTTTCACCGATCTTAACCCGAATAGCGGCAGGCTTCAGCTGTAAATCAACGTAAATACACAGGTATCACTTGATTTCTGGTTGTGGGTTGTTGTTAGATCAAGGTAATACTTAGTTTGTTTAAAGACGGAAATATTGATGCGTCAAATCGTGCTGGATACCGAAACGACGGGTATCGACCCAAAACAAGGCCATAAAATTATTGAGATAGGCTGTGTTGAATTGGTAAATCGCCGCCTTACCGGCAACCATTACCATGTTTATCTCAATCCTGAGAGGGAAGTGGAGCAAGAAGCCATTGACGTGCATGGTATAACTAACGAATTTCTTCAAGATAAGCCTCTATTTTCTCATGTCGTGGAAGAGTTTTTAGATTACGTCGCTGGCGCGCAATTGGTTATTCACAACGCGCCATTTGACGTTGGCTTCTTAAACCATGAATTATCACTGTTGCCAACTCACAGAAACACCCGGGTTGATGAAGTTTGCACCATATTGGATACATTGGCACTGGCCAGGAAAATGCATCCAGGGCAAAAGAATAATCTTGATATCCTGTGTAGACGTTACGGTATCGATAATTCTCATCGCGAATTACACGGCGCATTATTAGATTCTGAGATTCTCGCCGACGTCTATTTGCAAATGACGGGGGGGCAAACGCGCTTAAAC includes these proteins:
- the dnaQ gene encoding DNA polymerase III subunit epsilon yields the protein MRQIVLDTETTGIDPKQGHKIIEIGCVELVNRRLTGNHYHVYLNPEREVEQEAIDVHGITNEFLQDKPLFSHVVEEFLDYVAGAQLVIHNAPFDVGFLNHELSLLPTHRNTRVDEVCTILDTLALARKMHPGQKNNLDILCRRYGIDNSHRELHGALLDSEILADVYLQMTGGQTRLNLSGNDKSEGEDTGIRRLSGDRKPLKIVRASADELKQHEERLDIVEKEGGKCLWRNVH